A single region of the Ochotona princeps isolate mOchPri1 chromosome 10, mOchPri1.hap1, whole genome shotgun sequence genome encodes:
- the EIF2D gene encoding eukaryotic translation initiation factor 2D: MFAKAFRVKSNTAIKGSDRRKLRADVAAAFPALGMDQVSELVPGKEDLNVVKLYAHRGDAVTVYMSGGNPILFELERNLYPTVYTLWSHPDLLPTFTTWPPVLEKLVGGADLMLPGLVVPPAGLPQVQKGDLCAIALVGNRAPVAIGVAAMSTADMLTSGLKGRGFSVLHTYQDHLWRSGAKSAPPSMAPLVPDPTDIRDDKASTQDPVPLEDMRRLVLEGEKEGSGEVPHECGDTSAPEANSAGGLEQDPTDSRTLQEQMDELLQRCFLHALKCRVQKADLPLLSSTLLGSHMFSCCPEGRQLDIKKSSYKKLSKFLQHMQQEQIVQVKELSKGVESLVAVDWRHPRITSFVVPESSLTSQTDHEGSGEQPYQPPDIKPLYCVPAGMTPLFQESGHKKGSLLEGSEVRAVIIDYAKRNDLVDVDNRNLVQLDPTLCDCLLEKNERHSVLKLPWDGLVSRCLEKLQPAYQVTFPGQEPIVKKGKISPIDITLAQKASNKKVTVVRNLEAYGLDPYSVAATLQQRCQASTTITPAPGAKDSLQVQIQGNQVHHLGRLLLEEYHLPRKHVQGLEKAPKAGKKK; encoded by the exons TGAGTTGGTCCCTGGCAAGGAGGACCTCAATGTTGTGAAGCTGTATGCCCACAGAGGAGATGCAGTGACTGTGTACATGAGTGGTGGTAACCCCATCCTCTTTGAACTGGAGCGGAATCTGTACCCAACAG TGTACACGCTCTGGTCCCATCCCGATCTCCTGCCGACCTTCACAACATGGCCTCCAGTGCTGGAAAAACTGGTGGGGGGAGCAG ATTTGATGCTGCCAGGACTCGTGGTGCCCCCTGCTGGTCTGCCTCAGGTACAGAAGGGCGACCTCTGTGCCATTGCCTTGGTGGGGAACAG AGCCCCTGTAGCCATCGGAGTGGCGGCCATGTCCACAGCTGACATGCTGACGTCAGGCCTGAAGGGCAGGGGCTTCTCTGTGCTCCACACCTACCAGGACCACCTGTG GCGATCCGGGGCCAAATCCGCTCCACCTTCCATGGCACCCCTGGTGCCGGATCCCACGGATATCAGAGATGACAAGGCGTCTACACAGGATCCCGTGCCGCTGGAAGACATGAGGCGCCTGGtgctggagggagagaaagaggggagtggggaggtgcCTCACGAGTGTGGGGACACGTCTGCCCCAGAAGCCAACAGCGCTGGAGGCCTGGAGCAGGACCCCACAGACAGCAGGACACTGCAAG AGCAAATGGATGAGCTGCTGCAGCGATGCTTCCTGCACGCCTTGAAGTGCCGCGTCCAGAAGGCCGACCTCCCACTCCTCAGCAGCACACTGCTCGGCAGCCACATGTTCTCCTGCTG CCCAGAGGGCCGCCAGCTGGACATAAAGAAGTCAAGTTACAAGAAG CTTTCCAAGTTCCTGCAGCACATGCAGCAGGAACAGATCGTGCAGGTGAAGGAGCTCAGCAAAGGGGTGGAGAGCTTGGTGGCTGTGGACTGGAGACACCCGAG GATCACATCTTTCGTCGTACCCGAGTCCTCCCTGACCTCTCAGACTGACCACGAGGGTAGCGGGGAACAGCCCTATCAACCCCCGGACATAAAACCCCTCTACTGTGTCCCAGCTGGCATGACCCCGCTCTTCCAGGAGTCTGGCCACAA GAAGGGGAGCCTCCTCGAAGGCAGCGAGGTCCGAGCTGTCATCATTGACTACGCCAAGAGAAATGACCTGGTTGACGTGGACAACAGGAA TCTTGTGCAGTTGGATCCCACCCTGTGTGACTGCCTACTGGAGAAAAACGAGCGGCACAGCGTCCTGAAGCTGCCGTGGGACGGCCTGGTGAGCAG ATGTTTGGAGAAACTGCAGCCTGCCTATCAAGTGACCTTTCCTGGACAAGAGCCCATCGTGAAGAAGGGGAAAATCAGCCCCATTGACATCACCCTAGCACAGAAGGCCTCTAATAAAAAG GTGACTGTGGTCCGGAACTTGGAGGCCTATGGGCTGGATCCTTACTCTGTGGCTGCCACCCTCCAGCAGCGCTGCCAGGCAAGCACCACCATCACTCCTGCCCCTGGTGCCAAGGACAGTCTGCAGGTGCAGATCCAGGGCAACCAGGTCCACCACCTGGGCCGGCTGTTGCTCG AAGAGTATCACCTCCCTCGAAAACACGTGCAGGGCCTGGAGAAGGCCCCCAAGGCCGGCAAGAAGAAGTGA